CACCGTCAGCTTCGAGGACCCCCGGTCCATCCGCCTGAAGCTGGAATACGCCAGGAAGAAAAAGTTGGGCGGCGTCATGTTCTGGCATATCGGGTCCGACATGAAGGACGGCCGGGCCCTGCTACAGGACGTGCTCTCCGACCGCTAGCGCCCCTCTGGGGCCCGGACGGGGATCACCTATCGATCTCTTCCCCCAAAAGCTCGAAGAACCGGTCCCGGGCGTATTTCTCCATCCAGGGCGTATGACCGCACCGTTCCAAAAGGACGAAACGGAACTCCCGCAGCACGCGGGCCAAGGGTTCCCGGACGCCGTCCGCGGGATGGGGATCATGGTCCCCATGGACCGCCACCACCGGGCATTGGATCCTTCCGCCCATTTGGAGCAGTTCCCCGCTCTTGCGCAATCCCTTGGCCTCGGGCCAAACCCCCTGATAGATGTCGGGGCTCAATTGGATGCCTTCCGGATTGACCGGAATGGGATCGTAGAAATCCGTGCGGGCCATGATCTCCCCGAAACGGGCAAAGGCGTTGGGATCCTCCATCTTCTGGCTCAATTTCCTCACCTCGGCCTGCTCCTCCCGGCTCAAGCGCTTCAAACGGTTCTCCTGCACTTGCGAGGCGTAATGGTCCTCGAAGGGCCCGCTGGAGACCAGCACCAATTTCCGCACCAAGGAAGGATGCCGGGAGGCCAGGATCCAGCCCAGCCAGGCGCCCCAGGAATAGCCGATCAGGGTGAAAGGATCGTCCCCGTGACTGTCCAGGGCGGTCCGCAACTCCTCCACCTGGCCATCCAGGTTGTCCCGGGTCTGGAGCGGCTCGAGGACCCCCCGATCGGCGGAAAGTTCCTGGGCCACCGGCGCCATTTCGCCGCTGACGCCCGGGCCCCCGTGCAGGACCGCGACGCGAAAAGGTGGAGGGCCGTAAGAGCGGAGGTTGGACATGGTCGCTACCCCTTAGGGCGGATTCACGGCCGGTGCGGATGACGGCTGGAAAGCGGAACGGAACAAAGAAGGACCAAGAAAGGAACGGACCCAGTCTGAGGCAAGGCTCGCTTTGAAGGCAAGGGGATTTGGGCCAAAAATAGGGGACAAGGGTCGATAGCCCGCTTCCGCCAAAAAGAGTAAACTGGCGGCATCAATCCTGCGGATCAAGGATCCTCATGAGTTTTCAGAACGGCTATATGGAACAGCGGCGGCACGAAAGGGTGAACGCCACCCTCAAGGTCACTTACCGCGTCCTCAACCAACAGGAAGGCCATTCGGCCCTGTCCCAATCCCGTTATAGCGAGACCAAGGCCGAGCATCTCCCCGCGCTCTCCCAAAAATTCCAGGTCTACAACGCGGTCACCCGGGACATTTCCGAGGGCGGGCTTTCCGTCATGGGGGACCAGCCCTTCGCCCAGGGCCAGCACGTCGAGGTCTCCATGCTCCTTCCCCAATACAACGTGCCGGTCACCTTCCTGACCGAGGTCATGCGCTCCGGCTCTTTCTTCGAGCTGGGCAAGACCAAATACAACGCGGGCGTGCGGATCCTCGCCGTGAACCGCGAGGACATGGACCGTTTGATGAAGTATCTTTTGGCCGAAAAGCTCAAGCAACAGATGGGCCGCTCCAACTAGGCCTTCGTTTTCCCCGGATTTAACCTTCCCCGATCCGTTCCCTCTTCCTATGGTGATAGTATGAATGGGAGGGGAGGATCGCATGATCACCATCGCTCAAGCCGACATCGACGCCGTCGTCCTGTCCTTCCAAGAAACACCCGGCACCGTCCCCGATAACGCTTTCGCCCTCCTCTACCTGGAGAAGGAATTCAAGCTCACCCGCGAGGAGGCGGCCCAACGGATCTTCTGGGGCCGCAACGACTATGGCGTGGACGCCTTCCACGTCGACCCCCAACTGAAGAACCTTTATCTTTTCCAGTTCCGCTGGTCCCAAGCCCCCATCCTTTTCCGCGTGCCCTACCAGCGCCTGGTGGAGGTGGGCATGGACCGGGTCTTCGGGCAGGCCCCTCCCGGGATCCAGGAGGAACAGTTCTTCCTGCAGTTGAAAAGCCAGATGCTCCATTACCAGGGCGCCATCGACCGGGTCTTCATCCACCTGGTCTTCAACGGCGATCCCCAGGAAGCCGAGCACAGCATGGTCTACGAAAAACTGCGGGAGGACCTGGA
This region of bacterium genomic DNA includes:
- a CDS encoding alpha/beta hydrolase, which produces MSNLRSYGPPPFRVAVLHGGPGVSGEMAPVAQELSADRGVLEPLQTRDNLDGQVEELRTALDSHGDDPFTLIGYSWGAWLGWILASRHPSLVRKLVLVSSGPFEDHYASQVQENRLKRLSREEQAEVRKLSQKMEDPNAFARFGEIMARTDFYDPIPVNPEGIQLSPDIYQGVWPEAKGLRKSGELLQMGGRIQCPVVAVHGDHDPHPADGVREPLARVLREFRFVLLERCGHTPWMEKYARDRFFELLGEEIDR
- a CDS encoding PilZ domain-containing protein — protein: MSFQNGYMEQRRHERVNATLKVTYRVLNQQEGHSALSQSRYSETKAEHLPALSQKFQVYNAVTRDISEGGLSVMGDQPFAQGQHVEVSMLLPQYNVPVTFLTEVMRSGSFFELGKTKYNAGVRILAVNREDMDRLMKYLLAEKLKQQMGRSN